TCGATCGAACTCAGCAACACGTCCAATGACACGAACGCAATACACCTCTAGAATATCCTCGATCAACAACGAgtgaaactcgatcctcgaccctcgaatggaaactcgacaccaccactaCACATTTTTTTCAATCCTCCATAATGCATCTCCATAatgaagagtttaaaaagagatGGGGTAGGTGAAAACCAAATTTGTTTTGGATCATTGGATGttagtaaaagaaaattgaatgatGGAGATTTAAACTTAACTATCCAAATGTCCACCATGTGTCCAAAACTAGTCGttaaacacaaacataaaataatattaaattcatattttttaaaaccaatccaaaaataaaaagtccACAATGTGTCACTGCTCCAAGTAGCACTTGGTTCACTCTGATGAGAAAAACTCTACCACATCATCAGCTTGGGTTTTTTCTGTTAAGCTTGTTTCGATCATATCTTCTTCAACTAAACTctaatttgagtgattcaaattgcatTGGAACCGATATTCCAAGCTCTACACAATGGGcacttcaaaacactcaaattattaattaataaaagcatgtttgttatcatcaaaatattaattaattaattaattaaaatttattaatttaagattaagGTCCAAAAAGGCCAACAGagtgaaatttcaaaagaaatattttgatactaattaaaaaaaggaaaaagaaaagaaagaagcaaaTAACGGTATTACACCTTGTAAAAATGGTATGATATTATATAACCCAATTTCCCTTCCTTaataaacatttattaaaattgaaaaatgataaGAAGGTATCTACTACATGTTAATAATTTTATGATTAATGTTATAGCATTCCACATGACAATAATCAGATATACAGAATAGATAAAATAACACTAGATATTGGTAACCCAGTTCGGTATAAATCACCTACGTTTGGGGGGTAGTATGCGCAGGAAagataacttcactaatatCAATGATAAGCAATTACAATGCATTATTTATCTATAATAGATGCACGATTATAGTGGCTCTCGTACAACTTTATCACTCAACTAATAACCTAGGCTTCCCCCAAGGTGTGAGACTCTTTCTCACGGCATCTTAGGCTTCCCCTATGATCGAGAATCCCTCTCTATAAGACTTGAGCTCCCTATAAATCATGAGACTCATTCCCACTCGAATTGTATCTTTCCTTATAAGAACAAAGTCTCCTTTGTTTGAATGGCTTAGTCTCCACCTAAGCTTGGGAATCTCTTATCAAAAGATCTTCTTGCTCACAATGTGAGAAACACAATACATCTGTAAGAAAACTTAACTCTGTTGTTGCATTACTTTGTTGATCGAATACACACTGAGTTGTTTTTCCAATATGAGTTTTTCACAATAAATAATATAGCCAACGCTTTACGAAGACAAGGAACCTTTAAGTATGAGCAGCGGAAACACAATGGACAACCCTAACTGCCATAGCAATCGAgagttaaaaaggaaaaaaaataccaGTAGAATAAAACAGCAAAGGATACCACCGACAAGGAAAGTATTTTGCAGGATTAGCATTGCCATAGACATTCCTCTTCCTAAAACCACCAATGCAGAGACAAATCTCATAACATTTGAGATGCTTAAACAAATATTGCCAACcccacaaaatttaaaaaacacaaTATTACACCTcgtaaaaggaaaagaaatatgTAAATAACAAAGGAGCaacaaaagaaagaagcaaataatgaattttttaaaatcattattGATTAGTTACATTGTAACtataatatattattgaaaaaaaattggtgaatatcaaaagaaaaaagtaaacaATGAGTACTTACTGgaaattgaaagttttttgAAATAAGGGACTAAAATtgtttagaattaaaaaaataattatccatTAATTATTTCTCTTCCTCCCCATCTTCTTATTTCGAATTCACCATCTCTATTTTGCCTCGCCAAGCCTCTATCGCTCACCATCTCTATTTTGCCTCGCCAAGCCTCTATCGCACTTTATCTTATCGATAAACTCGTTTAGAAAGATTTTTTGCTTCATCTAAATCTCTCATAGTCAGGACGATAAGTTCAAAGCGTGATACGATATCTATACGTTGAAGAatcacaacaacaacaactctaaTCCTAATTTGCAGAAATTGATTAAGTAGAGCAAATACTtcttactattaagattttatttggtGTTTAGAAAAGAATTGGCGAAGAATAATCCAGAGTATGAAAATGCATCATGACTGCATCCCAAGAAAATCAGCTCCTCTGCGAAGGAAGTTTTTAGGAAGTATTTAGACAATGACTCTAGGAAATTCTGTAATTTGATATAtcaaaaaagaagaataagcaaaataaatatatgaaataaaagataaaataaaataataaggaTGATACAAggtttgaaataaatttaaaaaaaaaaaaaaaaaaaaaaaaaaaaaagaagaagaagaagaagaagaaaagaaaagaaaggaaaggtAGAATCGGAACAATAAGGATAACATAAGATTTGGAAAAGAAtacaaaagagagagagataaaaaaagaacaaaaaaaattgagataaaGTGAGATTTGATATTATCTCAAGAATCAAACAAGCGTAGGAGATTTTGTAGGCTATAACATAGGAAGACCAAAATTTAGTTACGATATAATACAAGATATTGTTGATGACATTTTAGGATCAACAAAATAACGTATCACATGCAATAGAGGTGTTTTGTCATGATTTAAAGTAATCTTGTTGTTTGCTATTTTTCAAATGATAATGTAATTACCGCTATATGTCTAGATATCCCAATTATAGGAAGAGTTCAAGGACGAAAATAACACTAAACATAGGGTTCCAAGTGTGAAATTGGGCCGGTGTAAGTGGGCCGATGACATGGATGGGTTGTCATGAACCTGAGCTGGGCCCATGGTTTGAGTCATCCCAAATCCGAACCGAGTGGTTCGTAGAGTTCGCTCCCTGATATTTGCAAATGAGTGGAGGGCACCCGGCAATGGCATCCTCCAGAAAATTCACTTCTATCAATCATCTTCATCTCCctaaatcaatttcaattacAATCCGTATTCTCACGCGAAAAATACTATAAACAAATCCAgagattcttcttcttccacctcCGCTCCGAGTTTACAGATTTCTTATCTTCCTCGTTTTTCGCGGCCTTGTCCTAATGATTCTACAAGCTTCGTCCTTCAATATCGCCGTCCCACTCTCCGGTTCCCCCCTCCGATGTTCCCGTCATCGCCATGTCGTACGAGCTCAAGGTAACAGATTGTAAATCTTGTTTTTCTGATGTATGGAAGTAATTTGTTCAAATCTCGAGATTCTACCGTTAATTTGTGTTTGCTGCGTCGCTTTCTGTTGATTGATTGATGTAGAGGTCGAACTTCGAAGTTCTTGACGATTGTTATTGTTCTTGTCGAGTATTGTAAGATAATGCGGATGGAATTTCTTTCTTACTTGCTATTTCAGCGGAACCGTCCGAGAAGTCGGTCGAAATAATGAGGAAATTCTCGGAGCAGTATGCTCGTAAGTCAGGAACGTATTTCTGTGTAGACAAGGGGGTTACTGCTGTTGTAATCAAGGTTCTTTTCTGAGTTTTTACTTCTGGTATTAATTAATATCTGATTGTTTCTTCGTAGAATTTCATTTTTCCACCTTACTTTCTTTAGCAATGAAGTTGCTTGAGTGTTTTACATGATCGTGTTTATCTGTTGACGTTTGTGGAAACATCCCATTGATCACGCGTAATGAATTGATAAGTTTTCTAGTCAATTGCTCTCAAGATGAACAGCAATTTGTTAGTTAGTGAAGCAGTTGAATGTAAGAAACTTCGGTATGTCTGTGCTCTCACAGGTGGACGTTAActtgaataaaatttgattgcCTACTACAATCGCTTAAAAACACTTCTAGATATTGCTGATAAAGTTAGTAACCGTAGCTTTTAGTTTTACAATGGGAAGCTGATTATTGGCTTAACCAGAGATATATTGCTCATGAATTGGGTTGAATAGTTGTCTTGTCGTGAGATGAAATTGTTAGATGTTACGTTGGAATTGTggatttcttttatttgatCATTTCTTTAGCCGTtccttttattaattgattgaaTGTCGTTGATTTGTAATTAGTGTAAGAGAAGCTCATGTTAGATCTAAACAGGGACTGGCAGATCACAAAGATACATTGGGTGCACCACTTTGTCCCTGTCGGTCAGTGTTTCTCATGCTTTATGTAGAAATCCTGTATTCTTTTCTAGAACTAATGGTAGTTCAAACAATCTttaatgaaaattcaaatagtTCGATGATTTCTTTTTCAGGCATTATGATGACAAACCTGCTGaggttgcacaaggtttttggAACTGTCCATGTGTGCCAATGAGAGAGAGGTATAATATGTACTTGTAGCTAATGACTGATTTGCAAAAAAAGTTGAAAGATGCATGGGGAAATTTCTTTTTTCCTAACTGGAATTCATAAAATTATGGACATGCCTCACTGTATTATACTCGTAAAACTATGTTGTCACTTGATTTATTGACTGGCTCAATGTTCCGCATTAAGATTATTCAGCTTGATAAaccttatttttataaaaaaggaaaagaggagGGGATGGGAGATTATGGGGggatacattttcttttcttttcttttcttttattagaTGATCGGTGCTATTTCACACATGAAGAGTAGAGGTTTACATTCATGAAGTGACTTAGAATTATTCCCATGGTAATCTGGTAAACTGAATTGGTACTCAGTTAGTCACACATAACCAAGCTGTTCACTTTTTAGTAAGGAGGTTTTAGGGCTGGtttattgttatatttgataGAGGAAATTTGCTATTCTTCCCGAGAATAATGTGGTAGCAAGCTGACATTCAAGGCCCTTGGTTATTGGAATGGTTTTAGGAAGCAAGGAAATGTAAACCATAAGGACGTTCTTACTCATTTCATCCCTATCAGACACATGTGATctgaaaattatgtttttcttggCAGGAAAGAGTGTCACTGCATGCTTTTCCTGACACCCGAGAACGACTTTGCAGGCAATGATCAGGTAATTCTTATCAATTAATCTTGACCTCATAGGTTGACCCTACTTATAATTTATGGAAGCAATCTCAGTGAAATGACTGCATACTGAAAAGATGATGTAAATTACGACCTACTTTAACAGGATCTGTTATGTCCTTGCGTtctaatgatttaaattatcaaATGGTGTGCGGGTTATTGCTAGACACTTTCACCATTACAAAATGCAACTATTTCCTTTTCTTGTTAGTTTCATCCTCTCAATATTAACTAGTTCTACTCCTTGAAACACTCTGCTATATGTGAAACTGAAGGTGGCACATATCACAAATTCTTGTAGTGCTGAACCTCGAAAGTTAAGCATGAGCTGTGCCATCTGAGCTAAACTgcaattattatcattatttactCAGCGTATCtgctggattttttttttcattcctttTTTCTGCAGGCAATCTCCTTGGAAGATATCAGGGCAACAACAGCAAACATGTAACACCTAATTTCCACCATGTTATTTTCATTGAACAGTAATTCATATTGTGGTATTGACAAAAACGGGTGGAAATATACAAGTATAAATATGTATGTAACAGTAACTCTATATGCTGATGAGATAATGAATGGTTCTGCCATATCTGCTTCTGACAAATAATTGGATTTCTTCTCACACGACCGGCCAACGCCAAGTAAGGTTTCAGTGAATGCAGATACTAAATCCCTTTTTGCTATAACTTTTAATGGTTTTGTAACATGTAAGTTTTGATGATTGAGGAATATTTGGTTTAGCTTCATTTGGCTGGGGTTCACTCTGCACTCAGCTCCATAGATGGATGATTGGTTTGGGGTGGAGGATTCTATGCAAGCAAATATAAAAAAGGGTGAAAAATACGAATAATTAGGAGAACAAAAAGCACTTAAGCTAAGCTAAGCCTGCAATTTTAGGGAAAAGGGGCATTTTTTAGGGTACGTTTGATAAAGTTATGGTTTTCCATTTTCTGTTTttgaagtttatttatttaaatttttatatcgTATAAATTATAACTTTTGAGATCAAATTGTAGTTTCTTTCATCTGATTTTAGATATGTAAGTTAGACTAGAATTATTCCATTATTACTAAAAGAATAGACCAGATATTAATATTTTCGTCCATAGCATATAAAGTTACATAGTCACTATGGATTTGAaagaaatagtttttatttattgttgttattattaattTGGCCTTGAGAAGTTAGACtctgattttttaaaatgtaaagaTCCGAAATGGATAATAATTATCGGAGAGTATCTTAGTAACATTTTATACACTACTATGACTTGTTTTTTCATGTGTTTAGATTATTAAATTTACAAATAGATATTTTAAAGTTCATTTGATTTCTCACTTTTGtaattattgataaaaaaaaaactggttCCAATTAAGAAGAAAGATAGTCCCAAATTGGACATAAAACAATAAgaagaaagtttttttttttttttttttttccgtggCACCAACAAAGAGTAAATATGCATGAAACATATATACAAAGCATgtcttttttttaagtataacaaGATTGCAAGGAAATAAGTCTCAAAGAAAGGAGTGTATTACCATTGAGTTGAAGTGATGTGTAACGTTgaataaatttaagaaaattatatggttgaagagagagaaaatttgaaaaaattctaCATTTGAAGAGAATAATTAGATTGTACTTTTCAAGTGGTATATATTAAATCTTGAACTTTTgaatttatatcaatttaaatcacaAACTGATAATTATATCGATTTAAACCTAAACTTTTAtgaatgtatcaatttaaactcttttaaaccctaaactttggggattgtattaatttaaaccttaaactaataattgtatcaatttaaattctgaactttcataattgtaaCTTAAATcctccattatgttttatttagatatacttatatgaaagttcaaggtttaaattgtgtatttatgaaaatttagggtttaaattgatataatcctcaaagtttaaagtttaaatcgATACCATTTTTAAtttgggtttaaattgatacaattttcaaaattagtatAAACTGATATTTGCCGGCGactctaaaatttattttatttttcattcttatttCAAGGAATAAATTAGATTCCAATGTTAACTTAACTATTATTAGTTGGAAGCATTGAATTTATATACtatggtatatttcatatagttgttagaatattttcaaattcttaataaaatattatgaggtatattttaaataatcaattcttaacaaaattttatgaggtatattttaaataatcatgaatctgtatgaaaaaagtgaaaccaatgaaaatagaaaaaaaaattattaaaagtatcttctctccaattaaattaaataaaagaaaaaatctcaacaaataaatgtattttctcatcccatttgaaaatatgaaaaaaaatcattaagaaagttttaaaattagaaaaatatatataaaaatcaggaataaaaacaatgaaaatggataaatttatccaaaaataatattaaaaaatctttattgaaaaaattaaaatttaaagacattaTTGAAATATAGgatgtaaaaatagtttttcacaTAACaatcctataaaaaaaaaaaaaaaaaaaaaaccaaaagttATATGCACAAATTACATGTGATCAAGGCGCTGCGGCCCAGCACAGAGCGGCTCGGCCAATTTGCTCAAACCTTGGCGCGTACCGTACGATTCCCCTCAcgtcatcatcttcttcattttttcccAACTCCTTACAGTTTGATTATTACTTCATCTATTCTAGGGTTTCATTGCATCTCTGTTGATGAATTTTCCACCTCTCCATTCTATTCCATTCCTTTTTGTGGTTCCTATATAGCTCGATCCCTCAATTCTTTCTGAGTTTTCGTTTCTGGAGATGTCGAGGCCCCAAGTCACCATCACTCTCGGCCGCTCTGGTCAGGTAATCCAATGCCTATGCACCTACTCACGACTTCCTTTACTTTGTTCTTTGGGGCCTCGTTCGCTTAATTTTCGACGATTATTGAGCTACGGTTTATCGAATCATTTTCAGGTGGTGAAAAGAGGaggttcttcttcttcagactTCGCACAATCGAATATTGATTCTGGACCTGAGCCAAGAAGAAAACGATATATTGAGAGATCAGCAGATAATGCAGAGGATTTGTTTTCATCCACAAATAAGcggtttgttttctttttctctctttctttattGATTATTAGCAGCATTGGGATCCAGGCGTGTTTGTTTATCTAGTTGATTTCTTCTTACATTCATAGGCGTACTCCAACCGGAAAATTGAACGAGATTGTTgccctatttatttatttcttcaaGTCTAATTTGATTTCAATGTTCTTATAGATCTCAATTTTAGTGCAGCTTTTAAGATAATAGCACTCCTTTCATTATGTCTATTGTGTGAAGTTGGCATTGCTCCTTCTTGTTGTTGCATGCTAAAGAGCCCCTAAAACTTTAACAATTCGAAAAAAGTAGTTTCCATATGATGATGACTTATTGGATATTTTGGTCTTTATGAATGTCTCATTTGTATAGTAATTTTAGCAAGTTTTTAGAATATGTATTCTGAATGTCCCATGCCTTAGTTGGGTATTCTCTTAGCAGGCAACGTGGAGTCGGTCTTCATTGGAGTTCAAGTGGCGAAAGAAAAAACGGTACAAGCCTGTTCTATACTTGTgttattgtattttctttttttacatgTATTGTTTTTCTGTGAGCTCGTGGTTACTTCAGTTCTTATTCAAATAAAGCCTACAGAGTTGGTCAAAATGATCTTCGCTTGAAACTTATGCGCAAAAATCAATCTAAGAAAATTGGTATTGGGGAAGAACACTCCAGGATGGACTTGCACAATCAATTATCGAAAAATTCTCTGCTCTCAACTAGTGGAGATGTAATACATCGTAGGCATGAATTTAGAGGGAGCAATCTTATAAGGCAAACACATTCCAGAGAAAGTGCTGATGATCTATACCTAGAACATTCACAGAGGAAAAGTACTGTTTCATATGTTGACAGGATGAGAGTTAGATCCCCAGATGGGATCATGAAAAGCTCCAAGGGGCATTCACCTCCTAAATACGATGATGAGTTTAGGAGAACCTCATTTATGAGAGAAACAGATCGTTCTAGAGATGAATGGTTTTCTAGGAACAGCATTGTTGATAGTTACAGGTCTGTAGACTCAGCACCTGTGAAAATGAAAGGTGCCCTCCCTGTGTCTGGCAAGGCAGCTAAGGATCTCGCAGCAATAAGTGGCACCATGCAGAGAAGTTCCCCAATGGTATACTTTTTAGATGTTCAGCTTATTGTTCTAATTTAGTGTGCCAATtcaatttattagattttacaATCTTATAGATTGGCTCATCTTAGACACCAAATCGAGCCTTCTGTTGCTAAATCTCATTAATGATCGTTGTGCAGGGAGAGGTTCCTCTTTCTGTTGCTGGCTTGTTGAATTCGCTTGGTTTGGGGAAATATGCCATTCACTTTCAGGCAGAAGAAGTAAGTTATCTcagcttttattttatttgtctaAGGGTGTTTAATGTATGTATCTTactggaaaaatccattttaagATGTAAATTCTTGCACACAACCACCGggctttttatttttccatgtgAATGTTATGTATGAAGTTCCTTGTGGCTTAGCTGAGATATGATGGCGATTGTCTATGGCCTTTTAATATGTGGTATATGAATTTAGATTCtttttgtaaattatatctgGCAGATTGATATGACAGCTTTGAGACAGATGGGAGACAAGGATCTTAAAGAGTTGGGGATACCGATGGTACTTTCATTTCCCTGGCCTTCTACGATTGTCTAGCTCtaattgaaatacatttttGGGTTGCAAACTTGCTTTCACTCCTGCATGACGTACTTGCCTCACTGTAATTTTGATAAACCTATCTTTCAACAGAgctaggtttcttattttaaaaaataaatagagaaTGACCTTAGGATTCGTGTGTCATACAATGAAGATCCAGTCGACAAAGTTTTGGGTTGGGCTTGTGAGTGAGTGACCTTAGGATTCAATCAAAATGTCCTGGATGGATTCTAATGTTGAATGTTCCATGAGCTTCTTAAGTGTCATAATTTTATAAAGACTTACCAATATTTCTAGAGTATATTTTATCTGCGTTCCTTGTTTTTAATGGGAATGGTTGTGAGATAGATAGGGCTCGTAAATTAGTTTCAGTTCATAACTATTGGAATTCGAATTAACTAGTACAGTATCATTATGCCACCAAATACAAACATCTCATTTCTGGATAGATTGTTCTCATGCAAGCCTAAAAACGAATATCCCCTAACTAGCATCAGTAATACCATAGTCTCAATTTGGCTTCTATGTTATATTGGTTATCTAAATGTTGTTCACCTGTGGCATTGTTATTCATCAGATTGATTAGTATTGCCAAAGAAGCGTGTGCCATAAGGCATGTGTTATATGCAACTATCAAATCATTTGATAAAAAGTACTGTAGATGTAGTAGTTGCCACTTTGCTAACTAGCCTATTAAAGAATTTGACTTGGAGTTTCAATATCAATATCATCCAAGCTGATGTATCCATTTGGCCATTTTGTAATCATGAGCTTCATCTTGTTCTTTTGGATTGAAGTCATTTTTTTCAGTTAAGATTGGACTCTTTTTACAATTGGAGCTTGTTTTTGTATGTTCTTgtatattctttcatttctctctctgagtatcttcttattattattattgtttttaattttttcttaatatatatattgatgtATCCATAGAAAATTTATTGAGCTGGACCTGTGATTCTTAATTAACAGGGCCCAAGGAAAAAGATTCTTCTCGCCTTGTTGCCCCGTTCTAAGCAGCCACTGCCATCATCACTCTCAATGGCTCGAGCATAGAGTTTTGCAGTTCTTATGTCTATCTTCCGAAATGTGTATGGATGTATTGATCTGGATtactaaatttgattttatgctTGATAACTTATTC
This DNA window, taken from Benincasa hispida cultivar B227 chromosome 6, ASM972705v1, whole genome shotgun sequence, encodes the following:
- the LOC120080581 gene encoding ferredoxin-thioredoxin reductase catalytic chain, chloroplastic, with amino-acid sequence MILQASSFNIAVPLSGSPLRCSRHRHVVRAQAEPSEKSVEIMRKFSEQYARKSGTYFCVDKGVTAVVIKGLADHKDTLGAPLCPCRHYDDKPAEVAQGFWNCPCVPMRERKECHCMLFLTPENDFAGNDQAISLEDIRATTANM
- the LOC120079045 gene encoding ankyrin repeat and SAM domain-containing protein 6-like, with amino-acid sequence MSRPQVTITLGRSGQVVKRGGSSSSDFAQSNIDSGPEPRRKRYIERSADNAEDLFSSTNKRQRGVGLHWSSSGERKNAYRVGQNDLRLKLMRKNQSKKIGIGEEHSRMDLHNQLSKNSLLSTSGDVIHRRHEFRGSNLIRQTHSRESADDLYLEHSQRKSTVSYVDRMRVRSPDGIMKSSKGHSPPKYDDEFRRTSFMRETDRSRDEWFSRNSIVDSYRSVDSAPVKMKGALPVSGKAAKDLAAISGTMQRSSPMGEVPLSVAGLLNSLGLGKYAIHFQAEEIDMTALRQMGDKDLKELGIPMGPRKKILLALLPRSKQPLPSSLSMARA